A region of Lasioglossum baleicum unplaced genomic scaffold, iyLasBale1 scaffold0350, whole genome shotgun sequence DNA encodes the following proteins:
- the LOC143220191 gene encoding uncharacterized protein LOC143220191 — MNTSVTETFEAVLERQTQAFAQLTKILANTKKKGVDNYTVDYLDTRLTMYQETWTQITSFNGYLQAYRKADRTKEDLPYFKAGTMDRMEDAYLDGWSYLREQLAHLRPPITPPAANSSMAFPASMVTRPAHVKLPRIELPKFDGDYTRWKSFESRFNSAVIVNETLTGSERLQYLLSALSGEALESIQHLDVTDANFQIGWTRLKEIYDNERVIVHTLMQKLYSLKSIKLSQLDSLNQFTIHYRNTLEALYKLGRGTKEDHLVYFVSSKFDRELETEWNKTLGDARTYPTYAAMEKFVLEQTAAVKMSNQPTQQLQSSAGPAKPLRQKTNAHVIEESRPSPTCFLCKEAHVPRDCSMFRSLSPLARFETLKSQHACINCLGANHTVSNCPSTNVCRQCGEKHHTLLHRGESRALSRPKTSGYRNHASSVQPSRLDASTTLQTPLSAQSPARPVNSEEIGSNVATHFAEASPNGIQTVLLATAMVKVFAPNGQSRLARALLDQGSQSSFVSTNLVQQLRLQKVRAPISVTGLGGERTSTIDYSVQLQIGSSKQESPALLTRAFIVRGITQYAPPAIQMENYSALFDLALADPEPASKQRIELLLGADIFAQILRPGVRLPSNQGPIAQNTVFGWILSGCINTPENHRVAVTTHHGTITDPLERALTRFWETEAVPETRILTPLEIECERHFEKTYSRDATGRFVVRLPFLKSVPEDFLGDSLRGATASLARLTRKLRENEAVKCEYNAFIREYESLGHMNRLDGVDRSRNYIPHRAVLREESLTTKLRVVFNASSQTSSGYSLNDILLTGPKLQLDITHILLAWRIHKYVLVADIEKMFRQILIHPQDRKYQCILWRSESTGNLETFELNTVTYGTACAPYLSMRVIQEVNKLEGSEYPLASPILRNSVYVDDVFMGAPDKQLLEQTRIQVCQLLSRGGFNLRKWAGNDAESLRNIPAATHSHAVDLRIFNASELKVLGIRWIPSDDTFYFDLQKLAVRKEKMSKRELLSEIATLFDPLGWLSPIVVRAKILMQQQWLERISWDDCVSDDTRETWNLFCMDWRALTAMRVPRWIQYAPDSLEIQLHGFSDASRAAFSCAIYARVTSLTGETHTTLLTAKSRVAPIKTVSIPILELNGAVMLTELAAHVTHSIGIPVTKTVCWTDSTIVLAWLRKHPAAWKTMVANRTSKIHSTLPNAVWRHVPTHYNPADLNSRGVSAEALLSSTLWIEGPSWLKRDEEAWPVQQTYETEEEKCKTAVHNTVTIKDWDALSRFSSWQRLIRVFCHVRRFINTVRKQTSTAPPSFLTVSELRDSEITILRIIQRSSFATEIAAFARNKPLTSGSSLLPLSPFIDQCGVVRVGGRLRNSFLPWETKHPAILPKHHVSDLIIRESHLLSLHGGNQITTYTTRQKYWILGLRNSVRRVIHKCVKCARWRAETATQVMQDLVTSRCRPSPPFSHIGVDYAGPYQVRDAPGRGKRTYKKYIAVFICFATHAVHLELVDDCSTAAFLAAFDRFTSRRGVPQTITSDNGTNFVGASNELARHFVEVTNSPELKNRCSTLLIQWKFYPPGAPHHGGMQEAAVRSTKHHLRRIMGSFASTSEEMSTLLCKVEATLNSRPITRVRDDPECLEILTPGHFLTGSPLISRPVPPVIDEPTTHLTRWQQVQKFHELLWRVWSREYLQELQSRYKWQTEQKDLTVGAVVLLDNPLLPPNKWELGRVVKTFPGKDGHVRVVEVKTASSTYKRPITRVCQLPVNN; from the coding sequence ATGAATACAAGTGTCACGGAGACCTTCGAAGCGGTGCTGGAGCGGCAAACACAGGCGTTTGCTCAACTCACGAAAATATTGGCGAATACGAAGAAAAAAGGGGTCGACAACTACACCGTGGATTATCTGGACACCAGGCTGACCATGTATCAGGAGACCTGGACCCAGATTACTTCTTTCAACGGGTACCTCCAAGCGTACCGGAAAGCGGACCGGACGAAAGAAGACCTACCTTACTTCAAGGCCGGAACAATGGATCGGATGGAGGACGCGTACCTTGATGGCTGGTCCTACCTACGGGAGCAGCTGGCCCATCTACGCCCCCCCATCACACCCCCTGCGGCGAATTCATCTATGGCGTTTCCAGCTAGCATGGTAACTCGTCCCGCGCATGTTAAATTACCCCGGATCGAACTCCCGAAATTTGACGGCGATTACACGCGTTGGAAATCGTTCGAATCGCGATTCAATTCCGCGGTAATTGTAAACGAAACCTTGACGGGCTCAGAACGATTGCAGTACTTGCTTAGCGCATTGTCGGGCGAAGCACTAGAATCGATACAGCACCTCGATGTAACGGACGCGAACTTCCAGATCGGCTGGACACGTCTCAAGGAAATTTACGATAACGAACGAGTCATTGTACATACGCTGATGCAAAAACTTTATTCCTTGAAATCGATCAAATTGTCGCAGCTCGACTCGCTGAATCAGTTCACGATTCATTATCGTAACACCCTCGAGGCGTTGTACAAGTTAGGTAGAGGCACGAAAGAGGATCAtctcgtttatttcgtttcgAGCAAGTTCGACCGCGAATTAGAAACGGAGTGGAACAAAACCCTCGGAGATGCACGAACCTACCCAACATACGCGGCGATGGAAAAGTTTGTTTTAGAACAAACCGCGGCGGTTAAGATGTCCAATCAACCGACGCAACAACTACAATCCTCCGCGGGTCCTGCGAAACCGTTACGACAAAAAACGAACGCGCACGTGATTGAAGAAAGTAGGCCGTCTCCTACTTGCTTTCTTTGCAAAGAAGCGCACGTACCCCGCGACTGTAGCATGTTCCGTAGCCTCTCGCCACTAGCGCGCTTCGAGACGCTGAAAAGTCAACACGCGTGCATAAATTGCCTCGGCGCGAATCACACCGTGTCGAATTGCCCGAGCACAAACGTGTGTAGACAGTGTGGTGAAAAGCACCACACATTGCTGCACCGCGGAGAATCCAGGGCCCTCAGCAGACCCAAAACGAGTGGTTACCGAAACCATGCATCTTCGGTCCAGCCCTCGAGATTAGACGCGTCTACCACTCTTCAGACACCGTTATCGGCTCAATCCCCTGCGCGGCCCGTGAATTCAGAAGAAATCGGTAGTAACGTTGCGACACATTTCGCCGAAGCCAGTCCGAATGGCATTCAGACTGTCCTACTGGCTACCGCAATGGTCAAAGTTTTCGCGCCCAACGGTCAGTCGCGATTAGCCCGCGCGCTATTAGACCAGGGGTCTCAATCCTCGTTCGTGTCCACCAATCTTGTACAGCAGCTACGTTTACAAAAAGTCCGAGCACCGATTTCCGTGACTGGTCTCGGCGGCGAACGAACAAGCACCATTGATTATAGTGTGCAACTGCAGATAGGTTCGTCCAAACAGGAGTCACCAGCACTGTTAACCCGTGCGTTCATAGTGCGCGGTATAACGCAGTACGCGCCGCCGGCGATCCAGATGGAAAATTACAGCGCCCTGTTCGATCTCGCGCTCGCGGACCCCGAGCCCGCATCAAAGCAACGTATCGAATTGCTCCTAGGCGCGGATATCTTCGCGCAAATTCTACGACCTGGCGTTCGACTCCCCAGTAACCAAGGACCGATTGCGCAAAATACGGTATTCGGTTGGATCTTGTCCGGATGCATCAACACCCCGGAAAACCATCGCGTCGCGGTTACCACGCATCACGGGACAATCACGGATCCACTCGAACGTGCGTTAACTCGTTTTTGGGAAACGGAAGCGGTCCCTGAAACGCGTATCCTCACTCCCTTGGAAATAGAATGCGAGCGGCACTTCGAAAAAACCTACTCGCGCGACGCTACCGGCAGATTCGTGGTGCGGTTACCGTTTCTCAAGTCGGTCCCCGAGGACTTCCTCGGAGATTCACTCCGAGGAGCCACCGCGTCACTGGCACGTCTGACCCGGAAACTACGCGAAAACGAGGCGGTAAAATGCGAATATAATGCGTTCATCCGCGAGTATGAGTCGCTCGGCCACATGAACCGTCTCGATGGCGTCGACCGTTCCAGGAATTACATTCCACATCGCGCCGTTCTCCGAGAGGAAAGCTTGACTACAAAGCTCCGAGTCGTTTTTAATGCGTCGAGCCAAACGTCTAGCGGATACTCCTTAAACGACATCCTACTTACTGGTCCGAAGTTACAGTTAGATATCACTCACATCTTATTAGCGTGGCGAATCCACAAATATGTTCTAGTGGCGGACATTGAGAAAATGTTCCGTCAAATTCTCATCCACCCACAAGATCGCAAATATCAATGCATCTTGTGGAGAAGCGAATCTACCGGTAATCTCGAGACGTTCGAATTGAATACGGTAACCTACGGAACCGCCTGCGCCCCGTACCTCTCGATGCGCGTTATACAAGAAGTAAACAAGTTGGAAGGTTCGGAATAccccctcgcgtccccgattcttcgCAACAGTGTTTATGTCGACGACGTATTCATGGGCGCGCCGGACAAACAGCTGCTCGAACAGACTAGAATACAAGTCTGTCAGCTGTTGTCTCGAGGCGGATTCAATCTGCGAAAATGGGCGGGCAACGATGCCGAATCCTTGCGAAATATTCCCGCAGCCACACATTCACACGCGGTGGATCTGCGAATATTCAATGCTTCGGAACTCAAAGTCCTCGGAATCAGGTGGATCCCCTCGGACGACACGTTCTATTTTGACTTACAAAAACTGGCGGTCAGAAAGGAGAAGATGAGCAAGCGCGAATTGCTCTCGGAGATTGCGACGTTGTTCGACCCTCTAGGATGGTTGTCTCCAATTGTTGTTCGAGCCAAAATCTTGATGCAGCAACAATGGCTCGAACGAATCAGCTGGGATGACTGCGTATCGGACGACACCCGCGAAACCTGGAACCTCTTCTGTATGGACTGGCGTGCTTTAACCGCAATGAGGGTCCCGCGGTGGATCCAGTACGCCCCTGACTCACTCGAAATCCAACTACATGGATTCAGCGACGCATCTCGTGCCGCCTTTTCATGCGCGATTTACGCCCGCGTAACGTCGCTCACCGGCGAAACGCATACCACGCTGCTCACAGCTAAATCGCGAGTAGCTCCAATAAAAACTGTCTCTATCCCTATCCTCGAGTTAAACGGAGCCGTCATGCTAACTGAATTGGCCGCTCACGTGACCCACTCGATCGGGATACCGGTAACGAAGACAGTTTGCTGGACGGACTCCACGATTGTCCTCGCATGGTTGCGGAAACACCCAGCAGCTTGGAAGACCATGGTGGCCAACAGGACGTCCAAGATCCACTCCACACTGCCGAATGCCGTCTGGAGACACGTGCCGACGCACTACAATCCTGCAGACCTGAATTCGCGTGGTGTAAGTGCAGAAGCACTGCTGTCATCGACGCTGTGGATCGAGGGTCCATCGTGGTTGAAGAGGGACGAAGAAGCCTGGCCCGTTCAGCAGACCTACGAAACGGAGGAGGAAAAATGTAAGACCGCCGTACATAATACGGTCACAATCAAAGATTGGGATGCTCTGTCTCGCTTCTCTAGCTGGCAACGCCTAATCCGCGTATTCTGTCACGTGCGGCGATTTATAAACACGGTGCGAAAGCAAACAAGCACCGCGCCCCCCTCGTTCCTCACCGTCTCGGAGCTACGCGATTCGGAAATAACAATActgcgaataatccaacgcagctCGTTCGCAACCGAAATCGCCGCGTTCGCGCGGAACAAACCGTTGACCAGTGGCTCGTCGCTTTTGCCGCTCAGCCCTTTCATCGACCAATGCGGAGTCGTACGCGTAGGCGGGAGGCTCAGAAACTCCTTTCTGCCTTGGGAAACGAAGCACCCCGCGATATTGCCGAAACATCACGTTTCCGACCTCATTATTCGGGAATCGCATCTTCTCTCCTTGCATGGCGGAAATCAAATCACGACGTACACAACAAGACAAAAATATTGGATCCTAGGGTTGCGTAATTCGGTCCGTCGCGTGATTCATAAGTGCGTCAAATGCGCGCGTTGGCGGGCGGAAACTGCAACGCAGGTAATGCAAGACCTCGTGACGTCACGTTGCCGTCCGTCCCCTCCATTCTCTCACATTGGAGTCGATTACGCCGGTCCCTACCAAGTACGAGACGCACCCGGGCGCGGAAAGCGaacttataaaaaatacattgcagtATTTATCTGTTTTGCTACTCACGCGGTCCATTTAGAGTTGGTTGATGATTGCTCCACGGCTGCCTTCCTCGCAGCCTTCGACCGCTTCACGTCCAGACGTGGTGTTCCTCAGACGATCACTAGCGACAATGGCACGAATTTCGTAGGCGCGTCCAACGAACTCGCTCGACACTTCGTCGAAGTCACAAATTCGCcggaattgaaaaatcgatgctCCACTCTTCTTATTCAGTGGAAGTTCTATCCCCCGGGCGCTCCTCATCACGGAGGAATGCAGGAAGCCGCAGTCCGGTCAACCAAGCATCATCTTCGTCGTATCATGGGGTCGTTCGCGTCAACCTCCGAAGAGATGTCCACACTGCTTTGCAAGGTGGAAGCCACGTTAAACTCGCGTCCGATTACTCGGGTGCGCGACGACCCAGAGTGTCTTGAAATCCTTACGCCAGGGCACTTTTTAACCGGTAGTCCGCTGATTTCACGTCCGGTTCCTCCCGTGATTGACGAGCCGACAACGCACTTAACACGATGGCAACAAGTGCAAAAATTCCACGAACTGCTGTGGCGCGTATGGTCCCGCGAGTACTTGCAGGAACTGCAGTCGCGGTACAAATGGCAAACTGAACAAAAGGATCTGACTGTAGGAGCGGTAGTCCTCTTGGACAACCCCCTACTACCTCCTAACAAATGGGAATTAGGGAGGGTCGTAAAAACGTTCCCAGGTAAAGACGGCCACGTACGAGTGGTGGAGGTTAAGACCGCGTCCTCAACATATAAACGACCCATCACTCGTGTCTGCCAGTTACCAGTAAACAACTGA